Proteins from one Sander lucioperca isolate FBNREF2018 chromosome 16, SLUC_FBN_1.2, whole genome shotgun sequence genomic window:
- the dazl gene encoding deleted in azoospermia-like isoform X1: protein MDNHKPRSSNQTSPSHKLSNGYILPEGKLTPNALFVGGIDMKVDENEMRDFFARYGPVKEVKIITYRGGICKGYGFVYFNEEVNIQSIIEQQISFKGRKLKLGPAIMKERSSRSMPSRLFGPAPWMSPTQYFYCACCSPMGGAMAPPSPILNGGSPYNQPYSYSNFGGVMIPQMPMNYAQNAYAYQYTPPHWMADQRTRPVNQNFVDCGVQTMMTVL from the exons ATG GATAACCACAAGCCCAGGAGCAGCAACCAGACTTCCCCTTCCCATAAACTGTCAAATGGCTACATTCTACCTGAGGGCAAACTGACTCCCAACGCCCTCTTTGTTGGTGGAATTGACATGAAG GTAGATGAAAATGAAATGCGGGACTTCTTTGCAAGATATGGTCCCGTAAAGGAAGTAAAAATTATCACATACCGTGGAGGGATCTGCAAAGG GTATGGGTTTGTTTACTTCAATGAAGAGGTCAACATTCAGTCAATCATTGAG CAACAGATCAGTTTTAAGGGCCGGAAACTCAAGCTGGGCCCTGCCATTATGAAAGAAAGGAGCTCTC GGTCCATGCCATCCCGTCTGTTTGGCCCGGCTCCCTGGATGAGCCCCACTCAGTACTTCTACTGCGCCTGCTGCTCACCCATGGGAGGGGCTATGGCACCACCTTCGCCCATCCTCAATGGAGGCAGCCCCTACAATCAG CCGTACTCTTACTCCAACTTTGGAGGGGTCATGATCCCACAGATGCCAATGAACTACGCACAGAACGCCTACGCCtaccag TACACTCCACCTCACTGGATGGCGGACCAGAGGACACGGCCTGTCAATCAG AACTTTGTGGACTGCGGAGTCCAGACTATGATGACTGTGCTGTAG
- the dazl gene encoding deleted in azoospermia-like isoform X3, with product MDNHKPRSSNQTSPSHKLSNGYILPEGKLTPNALFVGGIDMKVDENEMRDFFARYGPVKEVKIITYRGGICKGYGFVYFNEEVNIQSIIEQQISFKGRKLKLGPAIMKERSSRSMPSRLFGPAPWMSPTQYFYCACCSPMGGAMAPPSPILNGGSPYNQPYSYSNFGGVMIPQMPMNYAQNAYAYQNFVDCGVQTMMTVL from the exons ATG GATAACCACAAGCCCAGGAGCAGCAACCAGACTTCCCCTTCCCATAAACTGTCAAATGGCTACATTCTACCTGAGGGCAAACTGACTCCCAACGCCCTCTTTGTTGGTGGAATTGACATGAAG GTAGATGAAAATGAAATGCGGGACTTCTTTGCAAGATATGGTCCCGTAAAGGAAGTAAAAATTATCACATACCGTGGAGGGATCTGCAAAGG GTATGGGTTTGTTTACTTCAATGAAGAGGTCAACATTCAGTCAATCATTGAG CAACAGATCAGTTTTAAGGGCCGGAAACTCAAGCTGGGCCCTGCCATTATGAAAGAAAGGAGCTCTC GGTCCATGCCATCCCGTCTGTTTGGCCCGGCTCCCTGGATGAGCCCCACTCAGTACTTCTACTGCGCCTGCTGCTCACCCATGGGAGGGGCTATGGCACCACCTTCGCCCATCCTCAATGGAGGCAGCCCCTACAATCAG CCGTACTCTTACTCCAACTTTGGAGGGGTCATGATCCCACAGATGCCAATGAACTACGCACAGAACGCCTACGCCtaccag AACTTTGTGGACTGCGGAGTCCAGACTATGATGACTGTGCTGTAG
- the dazl gene encoding deleted in azoospermia-like isoform X2 translates to MKPRSSNQTSPSHKLSNGYILPEGKLTPNALFVGGIDMKVDENEMRDFFARYGPVKEVKIITYRGGICKGYGFVYFNEEVNIQSIIEQQISFKGRKLKLGPAIMKERSSRSMPSRLFGPAPWMSPTQYFYCACCSPMGGAMAPPSPILNGGSPYNQPYSYSNFGGVMIPQMPMNYAQNAYAYQYTPPHWMADQRTRPVNQNFVDCGVQTMMTVL, encoded by the exons ATG AAGCCCAGGAGCAGCAACCAGACTTCCCCTTCCCATAAACTGTCAAATGGCTACATTCTACCTGAGGGCAAACTGACTCCCAACGCCCTCTTTGTTGGTGGAATTGACATGAAG GTAGATGAAAATGAAATGCGGGACTTCTTTGCAAGATATGGTCCCGTAAAGGAAGTAAAAATTATCACATACCGTGGAGGGATCTGCAAAGG GTATGGGTTTGTTTACTTCAATGAAGAGGTCAACATTCAGTCAATCATTGAG CAACAGATCAGTTTTAAGGGCCGGAAACTCAAGCTGGGCCCTGCCATTATGAAAGAAAGGAGCTCTC GGTCCATGCCATCCCGTCTGTTTGGCCCGGCTCCCTGGATGAGCCCCACTCAGTACTTCTACTGCGCCTGCTGCTCACCCATGGGAGGGGCTATGGCACCACCTTCGCCCATCCTCAATGGAGGCAGCCCCTACAATCAG CCGTACTCTTACTCCAACTTTGGAGGGGTCATGATCCCACAGATGCCAATGAACTACGCACAGAACGCCTACGCCtaccag TACACTCCACCTCACTGGATGGCGGACCAGAGGACACGGCCTGTCAATCAG AACTTTGTGGACTGCGGAGTCCAGACTATGATGACTGTGCTGTAG